One Bacillota bacterium genomic region harbors:
- a CDS encoding N-acetylmuramoyl-L-alanine amidase has translation MGPSGTREADINLAVATKLKQLLEGKGFRVQMTRDNDNFISLQSRAIKANAVNAAFFVSIHCNAASDPNAGGTETYCATGSKQGEELARAIHRPLVTATGLKDRGVKAASFYVLRCTKMPAVLIELAFISNEKEEHLLKDTAFQEKVAEAIAKGIIAYTKG, from the coding sequence ATAGGCCCGAGCGGGACCAGGGAAGCAGATATTAACCTCGCTGTAGCCACTAAACTTAAGCAGTTGTTGGAGGGCAAGGGGTTCCGGGTACAGATGACCAGGGATAATGATAACTTCATCTCCTTGCAAAGCCGGGCAATCAAGGCAAACGCCGTGAATGCGGCGTTTTTTGTTTCTATCCACTGTAATGCAGCCTCGGACCCTAATGCGGGCGGCACGGAGACATATTGCGCTACGGGAAGTAAGCAAGGTGAAGAACTTGCCCGGGCGATACACAGGCCACTGGTGACGGCCACTGGGCTTAAGGATCGTGGGGTAAAGGCGGCGAGTTTCTATGTCCTCCGATGCACTAAGATGCCAGCGGTCCTCATCGAGCTTGCGTTTATCTCGAATGAGAAAGAGGAACATCTGTTGAAGGATACAGCATTTCAAGAGAAGGTAGCGGAGGCGA
- a CDS encoding hemolysin XhlA family protein, producing the protein MDLLLASSGFLMYGKVGGCMEEVIKPLTDRVDRLEKRQDKVEERVGRLEQGQAANIVEIGSIKGDIAEIKEGQKWATRYTLGTLITVILAILGFWVKFVR; encoded by the coding sequence ATGGACCTACTGCTCGCCTCGAGCGGCTTTCTCATGTACGGGAAGGTGGGTGGTTGTATGGAGGAAGTCATCAAACCACTTACGGACCGGGTGGACCGGCTGGAAAAACGACAGGACAAGGTTGAAGAAAGAGTTGGCCGTCTGGAGCAAGGCCAGGCGGCCAATATTGTTGAGATTGGCAGCATAAAGGGCGATATCGCAGAGATCAAAGAGGGACAGAAATGGGCGACGCGGTATACGCTCGGCACGCTCATAACAGTGATCTTAGCAATCCTGGGATTCTGGGTAAAATTCGTTCGTTAA